A genome region from Anopheles stephensi strain Indian chromosome 2, UCI_ANSTEP_V1.0, whole genome shotgun sequence includes the following:
- the LOC118505217 gene encoding innexin inx7 — MLNTFSVLSPHLKFKYKLVTIDNLGFKFHYRATFIILLVCTLLVTSRQYIGEHIRCITGGSIPEHVINTFCFFTTTFTVIRHYNESLLQDGVLPHPGVGPMYTEDPVKHHAYYQWVPFILFLQALTFYAPHMLWRMNEGGRLKNLVDGLHMAHLTEHYTAKANLSFGPKCTLLSQDTVDAKLRTVKREFSNHFMVQRHWASRHIFCEVLNLLNCILQIGFTNIFLGRKFWNLGPSFIEEDFAGKMDVLDTVFPKVTKCHFYKYGPTGSIQKHDALCIMALNVINEKIFTFLWFWYVVLFCVSVLSILWRMLTLALHNRSYKFTALILSFASPGRLNPQDVEIITKRLRFTEWLFLYYLAKNMDAHLFRKVLRQITDEIRHPNEDDHDHSDQQGIDTVDGDHDMDDSDMAMVKLRYENDHKKA; from the exons ATGCTTAATACGTTCTCCGTGCTTTCGCCCCACCTTAAGTTTAAGTACAAGTTGGTGACGATCGACAATTTGGGCTTCAAGTTCCATTATCGGGCCACATTCATCATCCTGCTCGTGTGCACCCTGCTAGTGACATCCAG ACAGTACATCGGAGAGCACATCCGGTGTATTACGGGCGGATCCATACCGGAGCATGTCATCAACACGTTCTGCTTCTTCACCACCACGTTCACCGTCATACGACACTATAACGAATCGTTGCTGCAGGATGGAGTGCTTCCGCATCCGGGTGTCGGCCCGATGTACACGGAAGATCCGGTGAAGCATCATGCCTACTACCAGTGGGTTCCGTTCATCCTCTTCCTGCAGGCACTCACGTTCTACGCTCCCCACATGCTGTGGCGTATGAACGAAG GTGGTCGGTTGAAGAATCTCGTCGACGGTCTGCACATGGCACACCTCACCGAGCATTACACGGCCAAGGCGAACCTTTCGTTCGGTCCAAAGTGCACGCTTCTGTCGCAGGACACCGTGGACGCCAAGCTGCGCACGGTGAAGCGCGAGTTCTCCAACCACTTTATGGTCCAACGGCACTGGGCATCGCGGCACATCTTCTGCGAGGTGCTGAATCTCCTCAACTGCATCCTGCAGATCGGCTTTACCAACATCTTTCTCGGGCGCAAATTCTGGAACCTCGGGCCGAGCTTTATCGAGGAAGATTTTGCCGGCAAAATGGATGTGCTCGATACGGTCTTCCCGAAGGTGACCAAGTGCCACTTCTACAAGTACGGCCCGACGGGATCGATCCAGAAACATGACGCCCTGTGCATTATGGCACTGAATGTGATTAACGAGAAGATTTTCACCTTCCTGTGGTTCTGGTACGTGGTGCTGTTTTGTGTTTCCGTGCTGTCGATTCTATGGCGCATGCTGACACTCGCCCTGCACAACAG ATCGTACAAGTTCACAGCACTGATCCTATCGTTTGCCAGTCCTGGTCGGTTAAATCCACAGGATGTGGAGATCATCACCAAACGGCTAAGGTTTACCGAGTGGCTGTTCCTGTACTATTTGGCCAAGAACATGGATGCACACCTGTTTCGCAAGGTGTTGCGACAGATAACGGATGAGATTAGGCATCCGAACGAGGACGATCACGACCACAGCGACCAACAGGGCATCGATACAGTCGATGGTGACCATGACATGGACGACAGTGACATGGCGATGGTCAAACTGCGATACGAGAATGATCACAAGAAGGCTTAA